One window from the genome of Alnus glutinosa chromosome 13, dhAlnGlut1.1, whole genome shotgun sequence encodes:
- the LOC133853955 gene encoding uncharacterized protein LOC133853955 yields MDVCNGRGTEHGEGWLAAAMVTCDCGRLVDAEMFNPLAAKAATISLSAFGLGGPFGFGNFSKKWKKQKKSEPSSKREPSSEKGNVSKHEALGNAWLETGNCPIGKTYRAVSRVLPLVATALQPPPGMKFRCPPAVVAASRAINF; encoded by the exons ATGGATGTCTGTAATGGAAGAGGGACAGAACATGGAG AGGGATGGCTTGCTGCTGCAATGGTGACTTGTGATTGTGGAAGACTTGTTGATGCAGAGATG TTCAACCCTTTAGCAGCAAAAGCAGCCACCATAAGTTTGTCAGCATTTGGACTGGGAGGGCCATTTGGCTTTGGTAACTTCTCTAAGAAGtggaagaagcagaagaagtcTGAGCCGTCCAGCAAGAGGGAACCCTCTTCTGAG AAAGGAAATGTATCAAAACACGAGGCACTGGGAAATGCTTGGTTAGAAACAGGAAACTGCCCAATTGGCAAGACCTACAGAGCAGTGAGCCGTGTCCTCCCTCTTGTGGCAACAGCTCTTCAGCCACCACCTGGTATGAAGTTTAGATGCCCTCCAGCAGTAGTTGCTGCAAGTAGGGCCataaatttttga
- the LOC133853808 gene encoding receptor-like protein 13, translated as METSCFAKNVIFVWALAFIASSPLACVKAAGCTKEQTRALLEIKNATNASYLADWDGRNCCEASGIYCHDIIAGGVYIIDLKGNEYASSRSTWYPNVTLFTLFDELEDLSLSDMQIGGGLQAFCELTRLKYLKSLDLTDNRLEGVIPSCLGMIGNLEELFLSNNRLYGNLPPSIFSKQIKILDFRASNNQLDGSFSTFANASSLQVLDLSGNHFHGNIPPSIFSNQSNIMEFDVSANQLDGVLSFSTFANASSLRILDLSSNYNLKIETESPSWVPTFQLSYLNLANCSLNKKNGHVLPSFITTQVALDSLDLSHNLIKGSIPCQLLFNTSIGALSLRSNKIDGSLFLGCHANRTSLLVFFDMSNNNVKGSLPENIGHLLPHLYSVDMSSNALQGIIPWSFGNLYFEALDLSNNKLSGTIPQSLTRNGNLLVYLNLSNNTLEGEMLPRDANMKSLECLQLGGNQFQGMISPAISNSPSLLILDIRNNNLSGNIPKWLYDHLRLVQVLLSGNRFEGHLLRRMCQMESLQVFDISNNHISGGIPSCLDNITLWKKSSPSSNGSNSFIEKGPLFSLAHPMGLKPKFEIKTDLRVKHEVHAYKGIPLSMMTIIDMSSNQLTGNIPFEIGELLQLRSLNLSNNFLTGSIPNSFQNLKNVESLDLSHNKLSGRIPFEFVEMTSLSVFSVAYNNLSGRVPFERQFSTFESQCYDGNPDLCGDPLPRNCSTTNQLEHGHEEEKEESRIIDSPLFFYAFVAVSYAFGFWVFFGILIVKKNWRHIYFRAVDRIIESCFEMLYR; from the exons ATGGAGACTTCTTGTTTTgctaaaaatgtcatttttgtttGGGCTTTGGCTTTCATCGCTTCATCCCCTTTGGCTTGTGTTAAAGCAGCTGGATGCACCAAAGAACAAACGAGAGCTCTCTTGGAGATCAAGAACGCCACAAATGCTTCTTACCTTGCGGATTGGGACGGAAGGAATTGTTGTGAAGCGAGTGGAATCTATTGTCACGATATTATTGCTGGAGGAGTTTACATAATAGATTTGAAAGGGAATGAGTACGCTTCATCAAGAAGTACATGGTATCCAAATGTAACCTTGTTCACCTTATTTGATGAACTCGAAGATCTATCACTGAGTGACATGCAAATTGGAGGAGGGCTCCAAG CTTTTTGCGAACTGACACGATTAAAATATCTAAAGTCTTTGGATCTTACGGATAATAGACTGGAAGGCGTTATTCCCTCTTGTCTTGGGATGATTGGAAACCTTGAAGAACTTTTTCTATCAAATAATCGTCTTTATGGTAATCTACCTCCATCAATATTCTCCAAACAAATCaagattttagattttagaGCTTCGAACAATCAATTAGATGGCTCATTTTCTACTTTTGCCAATGCTTCAAGTCTCCAAGTTCTTGATCTTTCGGGTAATCACTTTCATGGTAATATACCTCCATCAATATTCTCCAATCAAAGCAATATTATGGAGTTTGATGTTTCGGCTAATCAATTAGATggggttttatcattttctactttTGCCAATGCTTCAAGTCTCAGAATACTTGATCTTTCAAGCAActacaatttgaaaattgaaaccGAATCTCCCTCGTGGGTTCCAACCTTTCAACTAAGTTATCTGAACTTGGCGAATTGCAGCCTCAACAAGAAGAATGGTCACGTTCTCCCAAGCTTTATCACCACCCAAGTTGCCTTGGACTCGCTAGACTTGTCTCACAACTTAATAAAGGGAAGCATACCTTGTCAGTTGCTATTCAACACGAGTATCGGAGCTTTGTCCTTGAGAAGTAACAAAATTGATGgttctctttttcttggttGCCATGCTAATCGAACTTCATTACTTGTATTCTTCGATATGTCAAATAATAATGTCAAAGGTTCTCTTCCCGAAAATATTGGACATCTTCTTCCACACTTATACAGTGTTGACATGTCCTCAAATGCATTACAGGGCATCATTCCTTGGTCTTTTGGTAATCTATATTTTGAAGCATTAGACCTTTCTAATAACAAGCTCTCAGGGACAATACCGCAAAGTTTGACTAGAAATGGCAACCTACTGGTATATCTAAATCTATCAAACAATACATTGGAAGGAGAAATGCTCCCAAGGGACGCCAACATGAAAAGCTTGGAGTGCTTGCAACTCGGCGGCAATCAATTTCAAGGAATGATCTCACCTGCAATATCAAACAGCCCCTCTCTACTAATCCTAGATATTCGAAACAATAACTTGTCTGGTAATATTCCAAAGTGGTTGTATGATCATCTTCGCTTGGTGCAAGTTCTTTTAAGTGGAAATCGCTTTGAAGGTCACCTACTCCGAAGAATGTGTCAAATGGAAAGTTTGCAAGTTTTCGATATCTCTAATAATCATATTTCGGGAGGTATTCCCTCCTGCCTTGATAACATTACATTATGGAAGAAGAGTTCTCCAAGCTCTAATGGCTCAAACTCTTTCATAGAAAAGGGTCCACTGTTTTCCCTGGCACATCCAATGGGACTAAAGcctaaatttgaaattaaaacggacttgcgagtaaaacatgAGGTACATGCTTACAAAGGTATCCCACTCTCAATGATGACTATAATTGACATGTCATCAAACCAATTGACAGGTAACATTCCTTTTGAAATAGGAGAATTGTTGCAGCTTCGATCCTTGAACTTGTCGAATAATTTTCTAACAGGCTCCATTCCAAATTCTTTTCAAAACTTGAAAAACGTGGAGAGCTTGGATCTTTCCCACAACAAGTTGAGTGGGAGAATCCCTTTTGAATTTGTTGAAATGACTTCTCTATCAGTATTTAGTGTTGCCTATAACAATCTTTCTGGAAGAGTCCCATTTGAGCGTCAGTTCTCAACTTTCGAGTCGCAATGCTATGATGGAAATCCAGATCTATGTGGAGACCCTCTGCCGAGAAACTGCTCAACTACAAACCAACTTGAACATGGAcatgaggaagaaaaggaagagagtaGAATAATCGATAGCCCTTTATTCTTCTATGCATTTGTTGCTGTCTCTTATGCATTcggattttgggttttctttggaATCCTAATCGTTAAAAAGAATTGGAGGCATATCTATTTTAGAGCTGTTGACAGAATTATTGAGTCATGTTTTGAAATGCTCTATCGATGA
- the LOC133854674 gene encoding receptor-like protein 56 yields METTCFAKNAIFAWVFAIITLSPLACVKAGCTKEQTRALLEIRNATNVFFLRDWDGRDCCEAFPITCSHGLTGPVIAIYLEGRYYLGEGSENSYTLPIGTWYPNVTLFTLFDELELLKLSGMHIGGRLEAFCELTRLKYLKYLDLTDNRLEGVIPSCLGMIGNLEELSLSNNRLYGNLPPSILFNQSKIRSFDVSANQLDGVLSFFTFANASSLQHLDLSGNLFYGNLPLSIFASSLQTLGLSSNRFHGNLPPSIFSNQSKIMRFYVSANQLDGVLSFSTFANASSLQYLDLSSNCNLEIETESPSWVPTFQLHSLNLANCSLNKKNGHVFPSFITTQVALESLDLSHNLIKGSIPCQLLFNTSILGLSLRSNKIDGSLFRGCFANRTSSLQLFDMSDNNVKGSLPKNIGDLFPILSDVDMSSNALEGVIPWSFGNLSFEALDLSNNKLSGTIPQSLTRNGTLLVYLNLSNNTLEGEMLPRDANMTSLECLQLGGNQFQGMISPAISNSPSLVILDIRNNNLSGNIPKWLYDHPRLVQVLLSGNRFEGHLLRRMCQMESLQVFDISDNHISGGIPSCLDNIILWKKSSPSSNGSNSFMEKGPLFSLTHPEGLEPKFEIKTDLRVKHEVHAYKGIPLSMMTIIDMSSNQLTGNIPFEMGELSQLRSLNLSNNFLKGPIPNSFQNLKNMESLDLSHNKLSGRIPFEFVEMTSLSVFSVAYNNLSGRVPFERQFSTFESQCYDGNPDLCGDPLPRNCSTTNQLEPGHEEEKEETRIIDSPLFFYAFVAVSYAFGFWVFFGILIINKNWRHIYFRAVDRIIESCFEMLYQ; encoded by the exons ATGGAGACTACTTGTTTTGCTAAAAATGCCATTTTTGCTTGGGTTTTTGCTATCATCACTTTATCTCCTTTGGCTTGTGTTAAAGCTGGATGCACCAAAGAACAGACGAGAGCTCTCTTGGAGATCAGAAACGCcacaaatgttttttttcttcgggATTGGGACGGAAGGGATTGTTGTGAAGCGTTCCCAATTACTTGTAGTCATGGTCTTACTGGACCAGTCATCGCAATATATTTGGAAGGGAGATACTATTTGGGAGAGGGATCCGAGAACTCCTACACTTTACCAATAGGTACATGGTATCCAAATGTAACCTTGTTTACCTTATTTGATGAACTTGAACTTCTAAAACTGAGTGGCATGCATATTGGAGGAAGGCTTGAAG CTTTTTGCGAATTGACGCGATTAAAATATCTAAAGTATTTGGATCTTACGGATAATAGACTGGAAGGCGTTATTCCCTCTTGTCTTGGGATGATTGGAAACCTTGAAGAACTTTCTCTATCAAATAATCGTCTTTATGGTAATCTACCTCCATCAATACTCTTCAACCAAAGCAAGATTCGATCGTTTGATGTTTCGGCCAATCAATTAGATggggttttatcattttttacttttgccAATGCTTCAAGTCTTCAACACCTTGATCTTTCGGGTAATCTCTTTTATGGTAATCTACCTCTATCAATATTTGCTTCAAGTCTCCAAACCCTTGGTCTTTCGAGTAATCGCTTTCATGGTAATCTACCTCCATCAATATTCTCCAATCAAAGCAAGATTATGCGGTTTTATGTTTCGGCCAATCAATTAGATggggttttatcattttctactttTGCCAATGCTTCAAGTCTCCAATACCTTGATCTTTCAAGCAACTGCAATTTGGAAATTGAAACTGAATCTCCCTCATGGGTTCCAACCTTTCAGCTACATTCTCTGAACTTGGCGAATTGTAGCCTCAACAAAAAGAATGGTCACGTTTTCCCAAGCTTTATCACCACCCAAGTTGCCTTGGAATCGCTAGACTTGTCTCACAACTTAATAAAGGGAAGCATACCTTGTCAGTTGCTATTCAACACGAGTATCTTGGGTTTATCCTTGAGAAGTAACAAAATTGATGGTTCACTTTTTCGTGGTTGCTTTGCTAATCGAACTTCATCACTTCAATTATTCGACATGTCTGATAATAATGTCAAAGGTTCTCTTCCCAAAAATATTGGAGATCTTTTTCCAATCTTATCCGATGTTGACATGTCCTCAAATGCATTAGAGGGCGTCATTCCTTGGTCTTTTGGTAATCTATCTTTTGAAGCATTAGACCTTTCTAATAACAAGCTCTCAGGGACAATACCGCAAAGTTTGACTAGAAATGGCACCCTACTGGTATATCTAAATCTATCAAACAATACATTGGAAGGAGAAATGCTCCCAAGGGACGCCAACATGACAAGCTTGGAGTGCTTGCAACTCGGCGGCAATCAATTTCAAGGAATGATCTCACCCGCAATATCAAACAGCCCCTCTCTGGTAATCCTAGATATTCGAAACAATAACTTGTCTGGTAATATTCCAAAGTGGTTGTATGATCATCCTCGCTTGGTGCAAGTTCTTTTAAGTGGAAATCGCTTTGAAGGTCACCTACTCCGAAGAATGTGTCAAATGGAAAGTTTGCAAGTTTTCGATATCTCTGATAATCATATTTCGGGAGGTATTCCCTCCTGCCTTGATAACATTATATTATGGAAGAAGAGTTCTCCAAGCTCTAATGGCTCAAACTCTTTCATGGAAAAGGGTCCACTGTTTTCCCTGACACATCCAGAGGGACTAGAGcctaaatttgaaattaaaacggacttgcgagtaaaacatgAGGTACATGCTTACAAAGGTATCCCACTCTCAATGATGACTATAATTGACATGTCATCAAACCAATTGACAGGTAACATTCCTTTTGAAATGGGAGAATTGTCGCAGCTTCGGTCCTTGAACTTGTCGAATAATTTTCTAAAAGGCCCCATTCCAAATTCTTTTCAAAACTTGAAAAACATGGAGAGCTTGGATCTTTCCCACAACAAATTGAGTGGGAGAATCCCTTTTGAATTTGTTGAAATGACTTCTCTATCAGTATTTAGTGTTGCCTATAACAATCTTTCTGGAAGAGTCCCATTTGAGCGTCAGTTCTCAACTTTCGAGTCGCAATGCTATGATGGAAATCCAGATCTATGTGGAGACCCTCTGCCGAGAAACTGTTCAACTACAAACCAACTTGAACCTGGAcatgaggaagaaaaggaagagactAGAATAATCGATAGCCCTTTATTCTTCTATGCATTTGTTGCTGTCTCTTATGCATTcggattttgggttttctttgggaTCCTAATCATTAACAAGAATTGGAGGCATATCTATTTTAGAGCTGTTGACAGAATTATTGAGTCATGTTTTGAAATGCTCTATCAGTGA